A window of Micromonospora sp. WMMC415 genomic DNA:
CCCGACCAGGGGCGTGCCGCCACAGGCGTCGAGAAGGCTGTCGTACCGCGCCATGACGACCGCCCTCAGCGGGCGGCGACCGAGGCGCGCCGGGCCGCGGCCGACGCGCCCGCCGCCGCACCGTGCTGCGCGATCGCCGCGGCGGCGGCACCGTGCTGCGCGATCGCCGCGGCGGCGGCGAAGCCGAAGGCGCCGCCCGCCACGGCCGGCAGGATCGTCACGCTGTCACCGTCGTTGAGCTTGGCGTCCAGCGAGCCGAGGAAACGGACGTCCTCGTCGTTGACGTAGACGTTGACGAAGCGGTGCAGCGCGCCGGTCTCGGTGACCAGCCGGGCCTTCAGGCCGGCGTGCCGGGAGTCCAGGTCGGCGAGCAGGTCGCCCAGCGTGTCGCCGGCGCCCTCGACGACCTTCGCGCCGCCGGTGTAGCTGCGCAGGATGGTGGGGATGCGAACCTCGATGGCCATGATGTCGTGCTCCTTGGTCGGGTGTGCCGAAATGGTGACGGGACGAGACAGGGTGTTACGGCGCTGGATTCAGCGGCCGGAACACTCGTAGTCGACCGTCGCCGGGCTCTGCCCGAACATGTAGGACTGCACGGCGTGCGGGTCCACCCCCGGCTCCAAGATGCGGACCGGCTCCTCGGTGACCACGCCGTCGACGATCCGGAAGGAGCGGATCTCCTCGGTGTCGGGCTCACGGGTGGAGACGAGCAGATAGTGCGCATTGGGCTCGCCGGCGAAGGAGATGTCGGTACGCGACGGGTACGCCTCGGTCGCGGTGTGCGAGTGGTAGATGACGACGGGCTCCTCGTCCCGGTCGTCCATCTCCCGCCACACGCGCAACTGCTCCATCGAGTCGAACTCGTAGAAGGTCATGGAGCGGGCGGCGTTCTCCATCGGGATGTGCCGGGCCGGGGTGTCGCTGCCGGCGGGGCCGGCGACCACGCCGCACGCCTCGTCGGGGTGGTCCCGACGCGCGTGGGCGACGATCGCGTCGACGATCGACCGGTCGATGCTCAGCACGCCGACCAGCCTAACGCCTGCCCGCGCGGCCCGGCGAGGTGGCGGCGGTCACGAATCAGTCGATCAGGGCGTTGAGCAGGGATTCCTGGAGGTAGCCCAGGTAGGCGTAGACCGACAGTTGGAACACCCGGCTGGACGTCGGGTCCTCGGCCACCGCATCGTCCAGCTCGGCGCCGAGGTCGGTGCCGTCCTTGATCTCCAACCGGACGCCCATCGCCAGGCGGGCGTCGTTGAGCGCCCGCAGCCACGCCTCGGCCGCCTCGGCGTCGAGACGCACCTCGCCGCCCGCCTCGTCGGGCAGCGCCGCGAGGATCGCGCCGGCCTGGTCGATCTTCGCGGTCTTCAGGTCGCCCTCGGTGTACCGGCGGAACTCGGCCGTCCCCGCGGCGTCCTCCGGGTAGACCTCCGGGAACAGCCGCCCGACCACCGGGTCGGAGTGGTCGAACCCGTCGGTGAGCAGCCCGACCACCTCGGAGGCGACCTTGCGCAACACCCGGACCTCGTCCACGGCGAAGATGGCGACGTAGCGGTCGCCCTGGCGCCGGAACATGCTCACGCCCGATCCACCGTCGCCCAGAGACCGTACGCGTGCAGCTGCGACGCGTCGTGCTCCATGCGCTCGCGGGCGCCGCTGGAGACGACCGCCTTGCCCTTGTGGTGCACGTCCAGCATGAGCTGCTCGGCCTTCTCCCGGCTGTACCCGAAGAGCTTCTGGAAGACCCAGGTCACGTACGTCATCAGGTTGACCGGGTCGTCCCACACGATCGTCACCCACGGCCGGTCGGGCGCCGGCACCTCGTCGGTGTCCGGCGTCTCGACCGGTGCAACCTGCGGAGCCGCCATGCCCCCCATCGTGCCACCGGATCCGGCGAACCGAGGAACCGGAACGCCGGCCGGTCCCGGATCGGCGCCGTGACCGCCTGCGGAGCCACGCGGACGCGACGCGTCGGCACCCCCGTCAGGCGAGCAGGATGCCGTGGTCGACCGCATCGGAGAGCACCGCGTCCAGCGAGAGGCGGATCACCTCGAAGCGTCGGGACACCTCGCGGGTCAGCTCCAGCTCGACCTCCCGCAGCGCGCGTTGGGCCCACGCCCGCGCCGCGTTCGGGTCGTTGTTGCCGGGGCTGCGCCAGTGCTGCCAGCAGCCACCGGAGAGGGCCACCGCCACCGGCGGGAGAATGTCCTCCCGTGCGGCTCCGGAATAGCCGGTCATTGCGTCGATCGCGCCGGCGCCGGTCAGGCCGGCCACCCCACCGGTGCTGGTCACCAGGAGAACCCGCTCCAGTTCCTCGCCGGAGCGGTGGTCGGCCAGGCCCCACCGGACCGCGTTGGCGATCCGCCGGCGGACGCCCGGTGCCAGCGGAGCGCCGAACACCCGCCCGGCCGCCTCGTCGACCAGGTTGCGGACGGCCTGGTCGCACTGCGCGGTGGCCAGCAGCGAGAGGGCCTCCATCTCGCGGTCGAGCAGGTGCGGGAGGCCGGTGCAGCCGACCCCGAAGACGATCTCCTGCACCACCCGCAGGTGGACGTTCGCGAGTTCCAGGGCCAGGTGCTGGCGGATGCGCCGCGCGACCGAGCGGGCCCGCCGGTCCAGCTCGTCGGACCACGGGCCGGGCTCGGGCAGCACCGGCACCCGGCCGTGCGCCCCGGGCAGCACCGGCGGCGTGGCGCTCGCCCTTCGCAGCCCCTCGTCGGCGGCCCAGCCCACCAGCCCCCGACGCAGGTCGTCGGCGCCGCCCGGGCTGACCGGGAACCACCGGGCACGGGCGAGGTCGGGGACCGCGGCGAGCAGGGCCGCCCGGTGCGCCGCCACGGTCACGGCGGCCGGGTCCACCGGGGTGACCGCCGACGGCCCGGTGGACCCGGCGTCGGCCGTGCCGACGGACGCCCCCGTGTCCTCCGTCGTCGACCCGCCGTCGGGCGGGCACCAGCCACCCGCACCGGGCGTCACGGCGAAGAAGACCTCGACCCGCGCGGCGGCGAGGTCGGCCAGCAGATGCAGCTCGGCGGCGGTGAACGCCTGGTCGGCGGCGATGACGAAGAGCACCGCGCCGGCGCGGCCCGCCGCGTCCAGCAGCACCCGGTTACCGGGCACACCGAGGCTGCCGGTGTCCGGGGTGTCGACCAGGGCGAAGTGCCTCAGCAGCGGCTCCGACACGGACAGCTCGACCCGGCGCGGCGGTCGGGCGAGCGCCGGCCCGGCGGCCAGCCGGTCGGCGCCGTACGAGTGCGGCTGGCGGTAGCCGGGCACGTACGCGGCCCGACTCGGAACCTGCGCGTGGCGGACGACCAGCCAACTACCGGCGGGGACCGCGAGCATGGCGGGGTCCAGCCGGAGCAGCGTGGCGAGCACCTCGACCCGACCCGCGCCGGCGGGACCGGCGGCCACCACCGCCAGCGGCTCGTCCGCACCGGGCGCGGGCGCGTTCCGGCTGGGCAGCGGCCGGCCGCGGGGCAGGTCGGCGGCGCCGGCCGGATCGCCCGACATGTCGACCGCGGGGAGCGGACCCGGCATCACAGGCGGCCTCCCAGTGCTGGTGACCGGCGGTGCCGGCCACGCGGAACTGTCCGGTAGTTGACCGGATGCCGGAAGAGTACGGGCGACCCGGGACCGAGTCGGAACACCCGGTCTACTCAGCGGTAACGACGAGGTTACTCAACTTCGGTGCGTGACGGACTAGTTGCATACGGAATCACGTCGATATGCTGCGCGGATGAGTCGGTGGAGATTCGTCGGTCGCAGACACGAGCTCGACCGTCTGTTGTCGGCGGTGACAGGCCTCGACGGGCGAGGGCTGTTCATCAGCGGCAGCGCCGGCATCGGCAAGAGCCGGCTGCTCCGCGAGTGCGTGGACGGGCTGCCCCGCGACCGGTACGCGGTCTGGTACGTCGCGGCGAGCGCCACCACCGCCGCGCTCCCGTTCGGCGGGCTGGTCCAGGTCCTCCCCGCCGACCAGCCGCAGGGCCTGTCACCGGCCGGTGTCCTGCGCTGGGCCGTGGACGTGCTGCAACAGCAGGCGGCCGGCCGCCGCATCGTGCTCGCCGTCGACGACGCGCACCTGCTGGACCCGCCGTCCGCAGCGCTGGTGCACCTCATCGCCCGATCCGAGAACGCCACCGTCATCGGCACCCTGCGCGAGGGCGAGCAGATCCCGCTGCCGATCCGCGCACTGTGGACCGACGACCTGGTCGACCGCGCCGAGCTGAGCCCGATGGACCCGGCCGACACCGCCGGGCTCCTCGCCGCGATCCTGGACGGTCCGGTCGACGCCGGCTCCGCCGACCGGCTCTGGCGGCTCTCCGCCGGCAACCCGCTGCTGCTCCGCGAACTCGTCCACGCCGCCTCCGGCACCGGGGAGCTGACCAGCACGTACGGGGTGTGGACGTGGACCGGCCGGCTGGAGCTGGCGCCGAGCCTGACCGACCTGATCGACACCCGGATCGGTCAGCTCACTCCCGGCGTCCGGGCGGTGGTCGAGCTGGTCGCGTTCGGCGAACCGCTCGGCCTGCAGCTGCTCGGGCAGGCGGTCGAACCGGCCGACGTGGAGACCGCCGAGGAACGCGGCCTCATCACCGTGGTCCGCGACGACCGGCGGCTCGACGTACGCCTGGCCCACCCGATGTACGGGGAGGTGATGCGCCGGCAGTGCCCGGTCAGCCGCACCCGCCGCCTGCAGGCCCGCCTCGCGCAACTGCTCGAGGAGGTCGGCACCCGCCGCCGGGACGACCTGCTGCGGGTCGCCGTCTGGCGGCTGGAGTCGGGCACCGCGCAGGACGAGCGGATGCTGCTCGGCGCCGCGGTGCAGGCGTTCACCCGCTACGACGTGCCGCTGGCGACGCGGCTCGCCCGGGCGGCGCTCGACACCGGCGGAGGGTTCGACGCCGCGGAGCTGCTGGCCACCATCCTCATGTTCGCCGACCGGCCGGACGAGGCGATCGAGGTGCTCGACGCCGTCGCGGCCGACCTGGCCGACGACCACCGGCGCAGCCGGTGGCTCACCGTGCGCGGCATGGTCAGCTACTGGGGGCTCAGCCGGGAATCCACCGTGGAGGAACTCGCCGCCCGCGGCGCCGAGCTGAAGGACTCCGCCGCCCAGGCCCGCGTCCTCGCCTTCGAGGCGATCATGCGACTGCAACTCATGGACACCGCCGCCGCGCTCCGGCTCGGGCAGACCGTGCTGGACCGGCCCGCCGCCAGCGTCGCCGCGCGGGAACTGGCCCGGTGCACCATCGCCTACCTGCACACCGCGCAGGGGCAGCTGCGCCGCAGCGCCGTGGCCATCGAGCTGGTCCAGGCGGCGGCCGGGCACTGGCGGGCGGACATGCCGTACCTGCAACTCGCACTGGAGCTGGCCCGTGGCACCCGGCTCGCGCTCGCCGGGGACCTGCTCGGCATCGACGCCATCGTGGCCGACGAGTTCGCCGACCTGGCCGGCGCCGGGGACTTCCGACTCGGCACCGGCTACCTGGCGATCCTCCAGGCGTACGCGGCCCGGCTGCGCGGCGAGACCGACACCGCGCTGCGGACCAGCCTCGGCGCGTGCGCGGTCCTGGCCACCAGCCGGGTCTACGCCGGTCTGGCACAGGCCGAGCGGGCCCAGGCCGCGGCGCTGCGCGGCGACGCGGAGCAGGCCGCGGAGGCGATGGCGGAGGCCGACCGCACCCACGCGCGGGGAATGGCGGTGCTCTACCCGTGGCTGGAGCAGGCCCGCGGGGCGGTCCTGGCGGCCGGCGGCGACCTGCCCGGCGCCGTCAAGCACCTCGCGGAGCTGGCCGAGCGGCTCCGCGCCGACGGCTTCGCCGGACACGAGGTCCACGCGCTCCACGACCTGGTCCGCCTGGACCAGGCCACCGCACCGCTCGGGCCGACCTGCTCCGACGGGAGCCGACGCACCGTCGCCCAGCGCCTGGCCGAGCTGTCCGAGCAGGTCGACGGGGTGCTGCCGCCGCTGCTGGCCCGGCACGCCCGGGCGGCGGCCGACGGCGCCGCGGAGGACCTGCTCGGCGTCGCCGAGGCCTTCGCCGAGCTGGACCTGACCGTCTGGGCCGCCGAGGCCACCGCCAC
This region includes:
- a CDS encoding MoaD family protein, with protein sequence MAIEVRIPTILRSYTGGAKVVEGAGDTLGDLLADLDSRHAGLKARLVTETGALHRFVNVYVNDEDVRFLGSLDAKLNDGDSVTILPAVAGGAFGFAAAAAIAQHGAAAAAIAQHGAAAGASAAARRASVAAR
- a CDS encoding LuxR family transcriptional regulator — encoded protein: MSRWRFVGRRHELDRLLSAVTGLDGRGLFISGSAGIGKSRLLRECVDGLPRDRYAVWYVAASATTAALPFGGLVQVLPADQPQGLSPAGVLRWAVDVLQQQAAGRRIVLAVDDAHLLDPPSAALVHLIARSENATVIGTLREGEQIPLPIRALWTDDLVDRAELSPMDPADTAGLLAAILDGPVDAGSADRLWRLSAGNPLLLRELVHAASGTGELTSTYGVWTWTGRLELAPSLTDLIDTRIGQLTPGVRAVVELVAFGEPLGLQLLGQAVEPADVETAEERGLITVVRDDRRLDVRLAHPMYGEVMRRQCPVSRTRRLQARLAQLLEEVGTRRRDDLLRVAVWRLESGTAQDERMLLGAAVQAFTRYDVPLATRLARAALDTGGGFDAAELLATILMFADRPDEAIEVLDAVAADLADDHRRSRWLTVRGMVSYWGLSRESTVEELAARGAELKDSAAQARVLAFEAIMRLQLMDTAAALRLGQTVLDRPAASVAARELARCTIAYLHTAQGQLRRSAVAIELVQAAAGHWRADMPYLQLALELARGTRLALAGDLLGIDAIVADEFADLAGAGDFRLGTGYLAILQAYAARLRGETDTALRTSLGACAVLATSRVYAGLAQAERAQAAALRGDAEQAAEAMAEADRTHARGMAVLYPWLEQARGAVLAAGGDLPGAVKHLAELAERLRADGFAGHEVHALHDLVRLDQATAPLGPTCSDGSRRTVAQRLAELSEQVDGVLPPLLARHARAAADGAAEDLLGVAEAFAELDLTVWAAEATATALHLLRQRRSPAASTARERLAALLGRCGQVDTPALRAGTPTLSHREWQVARLAATGATSRVIAQQLYLSARTVENHLQRIYSKLGVTGRAELGAALRAIPGHDGGHPDQTLG
- the clpS gene encoding ATP-dependent Clp protease adapter ClpS, with the protein product MAAPQVAPVETPDTDEVPAPDRPWVTIVWDDPVNLMTYVTWVFQKLFGYSREKAEQLMLDVHHKGKAVVSSGARERMEHDASQLHAYGLWATVDRA
- a CDS encoding Mov34/MPN/PAD-1 family protein, with amino-acid sequence MLSIDRSIVDAIVAHARRDHPDEACGVVAGPAGSDTPARHIPMENAARSMTFYEFDSMEQLRVWREMDDRDEEPVVIYHSHTATEAYPSRTDISFAGEPNAHYLLVSTREPDTEEIRSFRIVDGVVTEEPVRILEPGVDPHAVQSYMFGQSPATVDYECSGR
- a CDS encoding DUF2017 domain-containing protein, translated to MFRRQGDRYVAIFAVDEVRVLRKVASEVVGLLTDGFDHSDPVVGRLFPEVYPEDAAGTAEFRRYTEGDLKTAKIDQAGAILAALPDEAGGEVRLDAEAAEAWLRALNDARLAMGVRLEIKDGTDLGAELDDAVAEDPTSSRVFQLSVYAYLGYLQESLLNALID